In the genome of Rhodoplanes sp. Z2-YC6860, one region contains:
- a CDS encoding YeeE/YedE thiosulfate transporter family protein, with product MPSIYDKAWSPYVAGVAIGLLQIPAFLMIETALGTSSSYVTVGASLAGWLDPTLLTGDYVAKHVATTAKNLWQVALVIGIAAGAFASMKLSGARRQPISPIWARALGSPARAYRYGLAFVAGFLMLLGARIADGCTSGHGLSGLTQLSVGSTVAVVAMFAGGIFSASLLLRRI from the coding sequence ATGCCCTCGATTTATGACAAGGCTTGGTCGCCCTATGTCGCCGGGGTAGCAATCGGACTCCTGCAGATCCCGGCATTTCTGATGATCGAAACTGCGCTAGGCACTTCGTCGTCCTATGTCACGGTCGGGGCGTCTCTCGCTGGCTGGCTTGACCCAACCTTGCTGACGGGCGACTACGTTGCCAAACACGTCGCAACGACCGCCAAGAATTTGTGGCAAGTGGCGCTGGTGATTGGCATCGCAGCTGGCGCCTTCGCATCGATGAAACTATCCGGCGCCCGACGGCAGCCCATTTCTCCAATCTGGGCCCGGGCGCTCGGTTCGCCCGCGCGGGCGTACAGATACGGGCTGGCATTTGTGGCCGGCTTCCTGATGCTCCTCGGCGCACGCATCGCCGATGGATGCACGAGCGGCCATGGACTATCCGGTCTTACCCAATTGTCCGTCGGATCGACCGTTGCGGTTGTCGCCATGTTTGCCGGTGGGATCTTTTCCGCCTCGCTTTTGCTTCGCCGAATTTGA
- a CDS encoding YeeE/YedE thiosulfate transporter family protein encodes MSSVIPAIIAGLVMGVVFGFALEKSRVFEPGIIVGQMQLRNFIMLKVFLTAIATGALVLAALNGLGFVKLQPKAALYAADAIGGLILGAGIALAGACPGTTLAQIGAGYRDALFTLAGGLLGAVVFSYAQPLLDRALIGTGPKLIFTDLLGIPYWLGAIVLSSAIVVVLFAMERMRPWRDDLGTDNDGNALSAFAKSHSKMAPAE; translated from the coding sequence ATGTCCTCCGTGATCCCTGCGATCATTGCCGGCCTGGTGATGGGAGTTGTGTTCGGCTTCGCACTTGAAAAGTCGCGCGTGTTCGAGCCCGGCATCATTGTCGGCCAGATGCAATTGCGCAATTTTATCATGCTCAAGGTCTTCTTGACCGCGATTGCCACCGGAGCCTTAGTCCTCGCCGCGCTCAACGGCCTCGGCTTCGTCAAACTGCAGCCCAAGGCGGCGCTTTACGCCGCGGATGCCATCGGAGGATTGATCCTCGGTGCAGGCATCGCGCTTGCCGGCGCCTGTCCCGGCACCACGCTGGCCCAGATCGGTGCCGGCTATCGCGACGCCTTGTTCACGCTTGCTGGCGGACTGCTAGGCGCTGTTGTGTTTTCGTACGCGCAGCCGTTGCTCGATAGGGCACTGATCGGCACCGGTCCCAAGCTCATCTTTACCGATCTTCTGGGCATTCCTTACTGGCTGGGCGCTATCGTTCTGTCCTCGGCCATCGTCGTCGTTCTCTTCGCAATGGAGCGGATGCGCCCATGGCGCGATGATCTCGGGACAGACAATGACGGCAATGCGTTGAGTGCTTTCGCGAAGTCTCACAGCAAGATGGCTCCTGCCGAATAG
- a CDS encoding DMT family transporter, giving the protein MNRTAVLYALVSAALFGVSTPAAKVLVGSVHPAVLAGLLYCGAGAGIAILRRAWPSMVSRAPEVAISRRDLPWLGAAIAAGGVLGPLLLMLGLGRTDAATSSLLLTFEGATTALMAWFIFHENFDRRIALGMICLIAGAAIVSWQGTPTLDSLTGPLAIIGACVFWGLDNNLTRKVSLADPLQIVELKGLIAGPFNLALGLLLGGALPNVAAVLAATFVGFVGYGVSLVLFVFALRDLGTARTGAYFATAPFIGSAVSVAALAEPITAQLLAAGCWMAVGVWLHLSERHEHEHAHEAMAHAHPHVHDEHHQHAHDTLDPPGEPHTHFHEHKPMRHAHPHVPDMHHTHRH; this is encoded by the coding sequence ATGAACCGAACGGCGGTCCTTTACGCGCTTGTGTCAGCAGCGTTGTTCGGCGTATCGACGCCTGCAGCCAAGGTTCTGGTAGGATCCGTACATCCGGCGGTGCTCGCTGGCTTGCTTTATTGTGGGGCGGGCGCGGGCATCGCGATATTGCGACGCGCGTGGCCGTCAATGGTATCGCGCGCTCCCGAGGTTGCGATATCCCGCAGAGACCTCCCTTGGCTCGGGGCTGCGATTGCCGCTGGCGGCGTGCTTGGACCTCTTCTGTTGATGCTAGGCCTTGGCCGGACCGATGCGGCCACAAGCTCGCTGCTGCTCACATTTGAAGGGGCCACAACGGCCCTGATGGCATGGTTCATTTTCCACGAGAACTTCGACCGCCGCATTGCGCTCGGCATGATATGCCTGATCGCGGGCGCTGCGATCGTGTCATGGCAGGGCACGCCGACGCTCGACAGCCTGACTGGCCCGCTGGCCATTATCGGCGCATGCGTTTTCTGGGGTCTCGACAATAATTTGACGCGCAAGGTGTCGCTGGCAGACCCCCTGCAGATCGTCGAGCTCAAAGGGCTGATCGCGGGGCCGTTCAACTTGGCGCTCGGGCTGCTGCTGGGTGGTGCGCTGCCGAATGTGGCCGCCGTATTGGCGGCCACATTCGTCGGCTTTGTCGGCTATGGCGTCAGCCTTGTGCTGTTTGTGTTTGCGCTTCGTGATCTTGGGACCGCGCGAACAGGTGCATATTTTGCAACCGCCCCTTTCATTGGCAGCGCCGTATCGGTGGCAGCGTTGGCTGAACCCATCACGGCGCAACTCCTCGCGGCGGGCTGCTGGATGGCGGTAGGCGTATGGCTGCACCTAAGTGAACGCCACGAACATGAGCACGCCCACGAGGCGATGGCGCACGCTCACCCCCATGTTCATGATGAACACCACCAACATGCGCATGACACGCTTGATCCGCCCGGAGAGCCGCATACGCATTTTCACGAACACAAGCCGATGAGGCACGCTCATCCACATGTGCCCGACATGCATCACACACATCGACATTAA